The following are from one region of the Vicinamibacteria bacterium genome:
- a CDS encoding TolC family protein, with protein sequence MRRVKRFPTWIAFGSCLALGYAASAQSEAQRLTVHEAAESALSYYPSISVSVARRESAFEAAREAEAERFPAVSLGASATQYQEPMIVHPLHALTPGQIPPFDRTLFQVSGQFSYTLFDGGARSSRIEATRAEERATEELVGEAGQSLLSLVIGAYLRALGLAQAVDAHDRSIAALEAELGRVRQLFDVGRAPQIEILRAEAAIAHAEAERVAVASSLDRAERDLARLTGAPVERTRATGLAPVSMVESSIPPRGELRDRALAATPALRAARQRLDAASAAVLAARSARFPDIMVGGNYVDYASGSGVNQLEWSLGLRVNYALFTGGAISGRIARAGADERRAAEEVRLVESQVEQDLDLALSGLDEARARVRSLTTAVRRFEEVVRIERLRLVTGAGTQTDYIRSEADLLGARADLIRAEYEVIFAWTELSRATGELDLEWIESHLRSAP encoded by the coding sequence ATGCGAAGAGTGAAGCGCTTTCCGACGTGGATCGCTTTCGGCTCGTGCCTGGCGCTCGGTTATGCCGCGAGCGCGCAGAGCGAGGCGCAACGGCTGACAGTGCACGAAGCTGCCGAGAGCGCGCTCTCCTACTACCCCTCGATATCCGTCTCGGTGGCACGTCGGGAGTCCGCTTTCGAGGCCGCGCGCGAAGCGGAGGCCGAGAGATTTCCGGCGGTCTCTCTCGGTGCCTCGGCGACGCAATACCAGGAGCCGATGATCGTTCATCCGCTCCACGCGCTTACGCCGGGTCAGATCCCGCCCTTCGACCGAACGCTCTTTCAGGTTTCGGGTCAGTTCAGCTACACACTGTTCGATGGCGGCGCTCGATCGTCCCGGATCGAGGCCACCCGCGCGGAAGAGCGCGCCACGGAGGAGCTCGTGGGCGAAGCCGGACAGAGCCTCTTGAGTCTCGTCATTGGAGCCTACTTGCGCGCGCTCGGACTGGCGCAGGCCGTCGACGCCCACGACCGCTCCATCGCCGCACTCGAAGCCGAGCTCGGTCGCGTTCGACAGCTTTTCGATGTGGGTCGGGCGCCCCAGATCGAGATTCTCCGCGCGGAGGCGGCGATCGCCCACGCCGAGGCGGAGCGGGTCGCGGTCGCCTCGTCTCTGGATCGCGCCGAGAGGGATCTCGCACGATTGACTGGTGCGCCGGTGGAAAGAACCCGCGCCACCGGTCTCGCCCCCGTCTCGATGGTCGAATCGTCGATCCCTCCGCGGGGAGAGCTTCGCGACCGAGCGCTCGCCGCGACGCCCGCGCTACGGGCGGCTCGCCAGAGGCTCGACGCGGCGAGCGCCGCCGTGCTCGCCGCGCGGAGTGCCCGCTTCCCCGACATCATGGTAGGCGGAAACTACGTCGACTACGCGAGCGGGAGCGGCGTCAATCAGCTCGAATGGAGTCTCGGACTTCGCGTCAATTATGCGCTGTTTACCGGTGGAGCCATCTCGGGCCGCATCGCTCGAGCCGGGGCCGACGAACGCCGAGCCGCCGAGGAGGTCCGCCTGGTGGAATCCCAGGTCGAGCAGGATCTGGACCTCGCATTGTCGGGTCTGGACGAGGCGCGAGCGCGCGTGCGGAGCCTCACCACCGCCGTCCGCCGCTTCGAGGAGGTCGTTCGTATCGAACGGCTGCGGCTCGTGACCGGCGCGGGCACACAGACCGATTACATTCGGTCGGAGGCGGACCTTCTCGGAGCTCGCGCCGATCTCATCCGAGCGGAATACGAGGTCATCTTTGCTTGGACGGAGCTCTCGCGCGCGACGGGCGAGCTCGATCTCGAGTGGATCGAAAGCCATTTGAGGAGCGCGCCATGA
- a CDS encoding efflux RND transporter periplasmic adaptor subunit: MKSRARAALVLIVLIAGGVWAVLRYLSPREEATSDVLFASGTVEATEAHLGFQVSGRLESIAVREGDRVATGEALAELDRTEMLARRQEAEARVAASRALLRELEGGFRREEVEQAKAARDAARERLGDAEQDLDRTKRLYEGGAVSREAYDKALLGLELAQAQLTQAAEQLSLLEAGPRPEKVEAQRAQLAQAEASVRALDASIDMMRIVAPFGGVVTVRHREAGEIVAPGTAVLTVMNSDDRWVRIYVREDRIGAVKIGMAAEVSSDTYPDKSYPGRVSFIASEAEFTPKNVQTTEERVKLVYAVKVHITEDSDFDLKPGMPADVRLRGTLR, from the coding sequence ATGAAATCGAGGGCGCGAGCTGCCTTGGTTCTGATCGTGTTGATTGCGGGGGGCGTCTGGGCGGTGCTCCGATATCTGTCTCCTCGAGAGGAAGCCACGAGCGACGTCCTGTTCGCTTCGGGAACCGTCGAGGCGACCGAGGCCCATCTGGGTTTTCAGGTCAGTGGCCGCCTCGAGAGCATCGCCGTTCGGGAAGGAGACCGCGTGGCCACCGGGGAAGCGTTGGCCGAGCTCGATCGGACGGAGATGCTCGCGCGTCGCCAGGAAGCGGAGGCGCGCGTCGCCGCCAGCCGAGCTCTTCTTCGTGAGCTCGAAGGCGGTTTTCGACGCGAAGAGGTGGAGCAGGCGAAGGCCGCGAGAGACGCCGCTCGGGAACGTCTGGGCGATGCCGAGCAGGATCTCGACCGCACGAAGAGGCTCTACGAGGGAGGCGCCGTCAGTCGCGAAGCCTACGACAAGGCGCTTTTGGGCCTGGAGCTGGCTCAGGCGCAGCTGACTCAGGCGGCGGAGCAGTTGAGCCTCCTCGAAGCGGGGCCGCGCCCGGAGAAAGTCGAGGCGCAGCGGGCACAGCTCGCCCAGGCGGAAGCCTCGGTTCGGGCCTTGGATGCGTCGATCGACATGATGAGGATCGTCGCCCCTTTCGGTGGTGTGGTAACCGTGCGACACCGAGAGGCAGGGGAGATCGTCGCGCCGGGGACCGCCGTTCTCACCGTGATGAACTCCGATGACCGATGGGTTCGCATCTACGTGAGGGAAGACCGCATTGGTGCGGTGAAGATCGGGATGGCCGCCGAGGTGTCTTCCGACACCTATCCCGACAAGAGCTACCCCGGTCGAGTGAGCTTCATCGCCTCCGAGGCGGAGTTCACGCCCAAGAACGTCCAAACGACCGAGGAGCGAGTGAAGCTCGTCTACGCGGTCAAAGTGCATATCACCGAAGACTCGGACTTCGACCTGAAGCCCGGAATGCCCGCTGACGTTCGTTTGCGGGGAACGCTTCGATGA
- a CDS encoding ABC transporter ATP-binding protein has product MSEVPAVSVEGLMKRFRTTIAIDDIGFTVRPGELFGLVGPDGAGKTTTLRVLAGVLPPTGGDASIRGISVARDPERVKHEIGYMSQRFGLYADLTVLENLMFYADLYQVPRAERPARLKRLFHFSNLEPFRDRLAGKLSGGMKQKLGLSCALIHEPKVLLLDEPTFGVDPISRRDLWLIVHEMVARGVTVVVSTSYLDEAERFDRLALLHRGRVLEIGSPADLLGRFSSELLEIRVDRVREARQRALEVPRVEGVAVFGGVLHVAVPSAVEDGPVLVSALRRAGFSVESSEPISPSLEDVFIEAVSRAENG; this is encoded by the coding sequence ATGAGCGAGGTCCCCGCCGTTTCGGTGGAAGGTCTCATGAAGCGGTTTCGGACCACGATCGCCATCGACGATATCGGGTTCACGGTGCGCCCCGGCGAGCTCTTCGGCTTGGTGGGTCCAGACGGTGCGGGAAAAACGACGACCCTCAGGGTGCTGGCCGGCGTGCTTCCGCCGACGGGAGGGGACGCCTCGATTCGCGGGATCAGCGTGGCTCGGGATCCCGAGCGGGTGAAGCACGAGATCGGCTACATGTCGCAGCGCTTCGGCCTCTATGCCGATCTCACCGTTCTCGAGAACCTGATGTTCTATGCGGACCTCTACCAGGTTCCCCGTGCGGAACGTCCCGCTCGCTTGAAACGTCTCTTTCACTTTTCCAACCTCGAGCCATTCCGGGATCGCCTCGCGGGGAAGCTTTCGGGCGGGATGAAGCAGAAGCTCGGATTGTCCTGCGCCTTGATCCATGAGCCCAAGGTCCTGTTACTCGACGAGCCGACGTTCGGAGTCGATCCGATCTCGCGTCGAGATCTCTGGCTCATCGTGCACGAGATGGTGGCCCGTGGAGTCACCGTCGTGGTGAGCACGTCGTATCTGGACGAGGCGGAGCGATTCGACCGCCTCGCGCTACTTCACCGGGGAAGGGTACTCGAGATCGGAAGCCCCGCGGATCTGCTCGGACGGTTCTCAAGCGAGCTTCTCGAGATCCGGGTGGATCGTGTCCGGGAGGCGCGTCAACGAGCCCTCGAGGTGCCGCGAGTCGAGGGCGTCGCCGTCTTCGGAGGCGTGCTTCACGTAGCGGTGCCGTCGGCCGTTGAGGACGGCCCCGTCCTCGTTTCGGCTCTCCGCCGCGCGGGCTTTTCCGTGGAGAGCTCGGAGCCCATCTCTCCGTCTCTCGAGGACGTCTTCATCGAAGCGGTTTCCCGAGCGGAGAACGGATGA
- a CDS encoding ABC transporter ATP-binding protein, producing MSPGQGNPAVVANDLTRVFGDFVAVDRISFEVGEGEIFGFLGPNGAGKTTTIKMLAGLLMPTSGRGTVAGFDVKTQAEAIKQNIGYMSQLFSLYGDLTVDENVSFFLRLYGVPRARRSERHDWALEMAGLTTHRKRLTAELPLGWKQRLALGCAVLHEPPILFLDEPTSGVDPISRRSFWDLIYRLAEQSTTVFVTTHYMEEAEYCDRLALMNRGQLIALDTPLRLRDQTKEPILAVRVDDAPRGVEALREAPGILDAALFGRALHVTVSDLDEARRNIVDRLQSHGIRLYGMEPITPSLEDVFVARVRRAGGAPVD from the coding sequence ATGAGCCCGGGGCAGGGAAATCCCGCGGTCGTAGCCAACGACCTCACGAGGGTCTTTGGCGATTTCGTGGCGGTGGACCGGATCTCGTTCGAGGTCGGCGAAGGAGAGATTTTCGGTTTCCTGGGTCCTAACGGAGCCGGAAAGACGACCACGATCAAGATGCTCGCCGGGCTTCTCATGCCCACATCGGGGAGAGGCACGGTGGCGGGGTTCGATGTGAAGACCCAGGCCGAGGCGATCAAGCAGAACATTGGTTACATGTCGCAGTTGTTCTCCCTGTACGGCGATCTCACCGTGGACGAGAACGTCTCGTTCTTCCTGCGGCTCTATGGGGTGCCGCGGGCTCGACGGTCGGAGCGCCATGACTGGGCTCTGGAAATGGCGGGGCTCACGACGCACCGCAAGCGGTTGACGGCCGAGCTCCCACTCGGCTGGAAGCAGCGGCTGGCTCTTGGCTGCGCCGTCCTGCACGAACCGCCCATCTTGTTTCTCGACGAGCCTACCTCCGGCGTGGATCCGATCTCGCGACGCAGCTTCTGGGACCTCATCTACCGGCTCGCCGAGCAGTCGACGACCGTCTTCGTCACGACCCACTACATGGAAGAAGCCGAGTACTGCGACCGTCTCGCCCTCATGAACCGGGGCCAGTTGATCGCGCTCGATACGCCGCTTCGTCTCCGAGATCAGACGAAAGAGCCCATTCTCGCAGTCCGCGTCGACGATGCCCCGAGGGGAGTCGAAGCGCTCCGGGAGGCTCCCGGAATTCTCGACGCCGCCCTGTTCGGTCGGGCGCTTCACGTTACCGTTTCGGACCTCGACGAGGCGCGCCGCAACATCGTCGACCGGCTCCAGTCACATGGGATTCGGCTCTACGGCATGGAGCCGATCACGCCATCGCTCGAGGACGTGTTCGTCGCTCGGGTGCGTCGCGCCGGCGGCGCCCCCGTCGATTGA